The Peribacillus sp. FSL E2-0218 genome contains a region encoding:
- a CDS encoding endolytic transglycosylase MltG, with the protein MTSKSLRSFAGGLIVAAGLCGAVYFFGPGEVTGTSEKLSEDEMKDSLTSKGYVIHSEKEWEDQIAEAESIKKQMDEAKAAETEKEPKEKIVYRTVLRVSKGSTSIDVGKDLQKAKVIKNANAFSKEVEKKGKANGLRPGTYEVDSEMKTEKIISIIFK; encoded by the coding sequence ATGACATCTAAATCATTGCGCAGTTTTGCAGGTGGCCTCATTGTTGCTGCCGGTCTGTGCGGAGCAGTATACTTCTTTGGCCCAGGGGAAGTTACGGGCACTTCGGAGAAACTTTCTGAAGATGAAATGAAAGATTCCCTCACGAGCAAAGGGTATGTCATTCATTCAGAAAAAGAATGGGAAGATCAGATTGCTGAAGCGGAATCCATTAAAAAACAGATGGATGAGGCAAAAGCGGCAGAAACAGAAAAAGAACCGAAGGAAAAAATCGTTTACCGCACAGTCCTGCGTGTGTCTAAAGGTTCGACAAGCATCGATGTCGGGAAAGACCTTCAAAAAGCAAAAGTCATTAAAAATGCTAATGCATTTTCTAAAGAGGTTGAAAAGAAAGGCAAGGCCAACGGTTTACGCCCTGGAACATATGAGGTGGACAGTGAGATGAAGACAGAAAAAATCATATCCATCATATTTAAATAA
- the proB gene encoding glutamate 5-kinase, with amino-acid sequence MEKKRIVVKIGSSSLTNSQGEIDQSKFSDHIQAVAALRNAGHEVVLVSSGAVATGFRKLGYPTRPVTLKGKQAAAAVGQSLLIQSYMEQLGQFGIVPAQILLTRKDFSKKARYKNAYATLMELLERGILPIINENDTVSVEELTFGDNDMLSALVSGLVHANHLIILTDINGLYDSNPHTNPEAKRFDKLSEVTEDLLQMAKGAVSNVGTGGMKSKLIAAQTALSLGVKVFIGSGAGREKLIKILEGAGDGTYIGNDVLTTVTKNKQWISLHSQVSGRIFVDEGAERALVSNGSSLLPAGIYEITGVFNKGDVVEVFGTNGLLGRGEVLYSDEELKQAMGKRTTELVITSIEVIHRDKWVKA; translated from the coding sequence ATGGAAAAGAAACGCATCGTAGTTAAGATAGGAAGTAGTTCTTTAACCAACTCACAAGGTGAAATCGATCAAAGCAAATTTTCCGATCACATTCAGGCAGTGGCAGCTTTAAGGAATGCCGGACATGAAGTGGTCCTTGTTTCATCCGGTGCTGTAGCGACCGGATTTCGTAAGCTTGGATATCCGACCAGGCCTGTGACGCTTAAAGGAAAGCAAGCGGCTGCGGCTGTTGGGCAAAGTTTGCTGATTCAGTCATATATGGAACAGTTGGGCCAGTTTGGAATCGTCCCGGCACAGATTCTGTTGACACGGAAGGATTTCTCGAAAAAAGCCAGATATAAGAATGCCTATGCTACTCTGATGGAATTGCTTGAACGCGGCATCCTGCCGATTATCAATGAAAATGATACGGTATCCGTCGAAGAGCTGACCTTTGGTGACAATGATATGCTCTCCGCCTTAGTGAGCGGCCTGGTACACGCCAACCACTTGATCATTTTAACGGATATCAATGGTCTCTATGATTCCAATCCGCATACGAACCCGGAGGCTAAGCGATTTGATAAGCTTTCCGAAGTCACGGAAGATTTATTGCAGATGGCAAAAGGTGCAGTCTCGAATGTAGGTACAGGGGGGATGAAATCGAAGCTGATTGCAGCCCAGACAGCACTTTCACTTGGGGTGAAAGTATTTATAGGGTCTGGAGCGGGACGTGAAAAACTCATCAAGATCCTCGAGGGCGCCGGGGACGGCACATACATCGGCAATGATGTCTTGACAACCGTAACGAAAAACAAACAATGGATATCCCTTCATTCTCAGGTTTCCGGAAGAATATTCGTTGATGAAGGCGCTGAACGGGCATTGGTTTCGAATGGAAGCAGTCTATTGCCCGCTGGAATTTATGAAATAACAGGCGTTTTCAACAAGGGGGACGTCGTCGAAGTCTTTGGCACAAATGGATTGCTGGGCCGCGGTGAGGTTCTTTATTCCGATGAGGAATTGAAACAGGCCATGGGCAAGCGGACAACCGAGCTTGTGATCACTTCCATCGAGGTCATCCACCGTGATAAATGGGTGAAAGCATAA
- a CDS encoding zinc-finger domain-containing protein, whose amino-acid sequence MNRKKIYEEVEDVLTSFCQDCFLRKHFRKEKGRTYAHQFCITECTVGEKLKKLGNELKGHL is encoded by the coding sequence ATGAATAGGAAAAAAATTTATGAAGAAGTCGAAGATGTTCTGACTTCATTCTGCCAGGATTGCTTTTTGAGAAAACATTTCCGAAAAGAAAAGGGGCGTACTTACGCCCACCAGTTCTGTATTACCGAATGTACCGTTGGAGAAAAGCTAAAGAAGTTAGGCAACGAACTTAAAGGACATTTGTAA
- the hmpA gene encoding NO-inducible flavohemoprotein: MLSQKTIDIIKSTVPVLEVHGTTITTVFYKNLFEAHPELLNIFNHANQKKGRQQHALANTVLAAAKNIDQLESILPVVKQIAQKHRSLAVKPEHYPIVGEYLLAAIKEVLQEAATEEILQAWGDAYGIIAGVFTSIEKEMYDQASEQEGGWADFKSFTVVKKVPESDVITSFYLKPADGAVIPSFLPGQYVTVRIAIPGERYLFNRQYSLSNAAGKDHFRISVKKERQGSSPDGRVSNYLHDSIQVGDSLDLTVPAGHFTIDLEKRTPVVFLAGGVGITPFMSMVHAVADQTPERDVHFIHAADNGKVQPFRGELTDLAQKLVSYQLSFVYKNPDEQDKQLQNYVKDGYIDKELLSLHVKHEADYYICGPVPFMKGLITCLKELGVEPENIHYEFFGPAMAL; the protein is encoded by the coding sequence ATGCTATCCCAGAAAACCATCGATATTATTAAATCCACAGTGCCGGTATTAGAGGTGCATGGTACAACCATCACAACCGTATTCTACAAAAATCTTTTTGAAGCACATCCGGAATTATTGAATATTTTCAATCATGCCAATCAGAAGAAAGGACGGCAGCAACATGCACTTGCCAACACAGTTTTGGCAGCAGCCAAAAATATCGATCAACTAGAATCGATCTTGCCAGTGGTCAAGCAAATTGCGCAAAAACACAGAAGCCTTGCCGTCAAGCCTGAGCATTATCCCATCGTCGGGGAATATTTATTGGCGGCAATCAAGGAAGTATTACAGGAAGCAGCTACAGAGGAGATCCTCCAAGCCTGGGGGGATGCCTATGGTATCATCGCCGGAGTCTTCACTAGCATCGAAAAGGAAATGTACGATCAAGCTTCGGAACAAGAAGGGGGCTGGGCAGACTTCAAATCATTCACAGTCGTCAAAAAAGTGCCGGAAAGTGATGTAATCACATCCTTTTATTTAAAACCGGCAGATGGTGCTGTAATTCCATCCTTCCTTCCTGGCCAATATGTAACCGTCCGGATCGCGATACCTGGTGAACGCTATCTTTTCAATCGGCAATATAGTTTGTCGAATGCCGCTGGAAAAGACCACTTCCGGATTTCCGTCAAAAAAGAGAGGCAGGGAAGCTCTCCGGATGGCAGAGTCTCGAACTACCTGCACGATTCCATCCAGGTGGGGGACAGTCTTGACTTAACCGTTCCTGCGGGCCATTTCACCATCGACCTGGAAAAAAGGACACCTGTCGTCTTCCTCGCCGGCGGCGTCGGGATAACCCCTTTCATGAGCATGGTGCATGCAGTGGCCGATCAAACACCCGAACGTGATGTACACTTCATTCATGCAGCCGATAACGGAAAAGTGCAGCCGTTTAGAGGCGAACTGACAGACCTAGCACAGAAACTCGTGAGCTATCAATTATCGTTCGTGTATAAAAATCCGGATGAGCAAGATAAGCAGCTGCAAAATTATGTGAAGGATGGGTATATCGATAAGGAATTATTGAGCCTCCATGTAAAGCATGAAGCTGACTATTATATTTGTGGCCCTGTCCCTTTCATGAAAGGGCTCATCACTTGCCTGAAGGAGTTAGGGGTCGAACCTGAAAACATTCACTATGAGTTCTTCGGTCCTGCCATGGCACTATAA
- a CDS encoding DUF5392 family protein yields MNIKLTNIPRFMQAEIEQLQAKLSPLLKKNMKYGFLSTVMIGFSVINLFFLLFKNESLSTSNIALGIYALIGAVGFALLKENKHNQKEIARMSRNYMLERIKKSRYVTDARKSNYYKKMNEQPLYAMNVFFEFLAEEQQRKDQSFHNE; encoded by the coding sequence ATGAATATTAAACTAACGAATATACCGCGTTTCATGCAGGCCGAAATCGAACAGCTTCAAGCAAAGTTATCTCCTTTGTTGAAGAAAAATATGAAATATGGCTTTTTATCGACTGTGATGATCGGGTTTTCCGTCATCAATCTTTTTTTCCTTTTATTTAAGAACGAATCATTATCGACCTCGAATATTGCGCTAGGTATCTATGCATTGATTGGGGCAGTCGGGTTCGCTCTATTAAAAGAAAATAAACACAACCAAAAAGAAATTGCGAGAATGAGCCGGAATTATATGTTGGAGAGAATCAAAAAAAGCCGCTATGTAACGGATGCGCGGAAAAGTAATTATTATAAGAAGATGAATGAGCAGCCCCTATATGCCATGAATGTTTTTTTTGAGTTTCTTGCAGAAGAACAGCAAAGGAAGGATCAGTCCTTCCATAATGAATGA
- a CDS encoding general stress protein, translated as MDKRFIAIYENEKKATEAVENLKQQGYTSDQISIIAKNVDKLPNEAEEVSPTRTDGLVAGAAAGGAVGLTGLLIGMSALAVPGIGPILAAGPIFATFGGAAAGAASGAGGLRKPLLDMGLEEEDVDQYVEDIKAGKILVIADPVLSE; from the coding sequence ATGGACAAGAGGTTTATAGCAATATATGAAAATGAAAAAAAAGCGACTGAAGCAGTGGAGAACTTAAAGCAACAAGGTTATACTTCCGATCAAATATCTATCATAGCAAAAAACGTTGACAAATTGCCGAATGAAGCGGAAGAAGTCAGCCCGACAAGGACAGATGGATTGGTTGCTGGTGCAGCAGCAGGCGGAGCTGTCGGATTGACTGGCCTATTGATTGGAATGAGTGCATTGGCCGTACCGGGAATAGGACCGATATTGGCAGCCGGGCCGATATTCGCTACATTTGGGGGAGCGGCAGCCGGGGCAGCCTCAGGAGCAGGCGGCTTGAGGAAACCACTATTGGATATGGGATTGGAGGAAGAAGACGTCGATCAATACGTGGAAGATATCAAGGCAGGAAAGATCCTTGTCATTGCAGACCCCGTATTAAGTGAATGA
- a CDS encoding Rrf2 family transcriptional regulator, translated as MRLTSYSDYSLRVLIYLASHDQSKLSNIKEISEVYQLSKNHLMKIVHNLGKLGYIETIRGRNGGFRLAKPPAEINVGEIVRKTEEDFYLVECFKDHGNCIISPVCSLKFALNNALDAFLQVLDQYTIADFIENKVMLKAYFDSVKQHDEGTDS; from the coding sequence ATGAGGTTGACGAGTTATTCCGATTACTCACTTAGAGTGTTGATTTACCTGGCTTCCCACGACCAAAGCAAATTATCAAATATAAAAGAGATTTCGGAAGTTTATCAACTATCCAAAAATCATTTGATGAAGATCGTCCATAATTTAGGTAAATTAGGCTATATCGAGACGATACGTGGTAGAAATGGCGGTTTTCGCCTGGCAAAACCGCCTGCAGAAATAAACGTCGGGGAAATTGTAAGGAAAACCGAAGAGGATTTTTATTTGGTGGAATGTTTTAAAGATCACGGCAACTGTATCATTTCTCCTGTCTGTTCATTGAAATTTGCCCTAAATAATGCTCTGGATGCTTTCCTACAGGTCCTCGATCAATATACGATTGCAGACTTCATTGAGAATAAAGTGATGCTCAAAGCCTATTTCGATTCTGTTAAACAGCATGACGAAGGGACCGATTCTTAA
- the crtI gene encoding phytoene desaturase family protein, whose protein sequence is MVNKKKVIVVGAGVAGLASAIRLQHAGYQVELFEKEAIPGGKMHKIEKDGYKFDLGPSIVMMPELYQEIFELAGRNPDDYIPMEKLDPMYSVFFGSKAEDTYEISSDLVDLMKTLEDISDKDAEGFLKYLQKIYERFIVAKNHFIQRPFRHASDFYNPFMIRQALKLKTFDNADHFIGKYVKNERLKQMISFQTLYIGVSPYNGPSLYTIIPMIELLYGVWFIKGGMYTMAQSMERLFMELGGMVHYNASVQEIIIENQQALGIKVDDKEIHSDYVLCNADFPYAMKNLVKDKKSKGKYTDKKIDSMKYSCSCFIMYLGMDRKYESLKTIHNFVFSEGLEKNLNDIFDGRLLDDPSFYVYLGSKMDPSLAPEGKDGIYILVPVSDLSTSEYEWNDETISHYRSKVFEALKKIEGLENIENEIVSESYMTPPDFESKFNAYNGACFGLRPNLAQSNHLRPQSKAKKCENLYFTGSSTHPGAGVPIVLLSAKIATEELILDDRGSKQAVHAGNN, encoded by the coding sequence ATGGTTAATAAAAAGAAGGTAATTGTTGTTGGAGCGGGAGTAGCAGGGTTGGCAAGTGCGATTAGATTGCAGCATGCGGGGTATCAGGTGGAACTTTTTGAAAAAGAAGCAATACCCGGTGGAAAAATGCACAAAATTGAAAAGGATGGTTACAAATTCGACTTAGGACCAAGTATAGTCATGATGCCAGAGCTTTATCAGGAAATTTTCGAATTGGCAGGCCGTAATCCGGATGATTATATCCCAATGGAGAAATTAGATCCGATGTATTCCGTTTTCTTTGGAAGCAAAGCGGAAGATACTTACGAAATTTCTTCAGACTTAGTCGATTTAATGAAAACCTTGGAGGACATTAGTGACAAAGATGCAGAAGGTTTCTTGAAATATCTTCAAAAAATCTATGAACGTTTCATTGTTGCAAAAAATCATTTTATTCAACGTCCATTCCGGCACGCATCCGATTTCTATAATCCTTTCATGATTCGTCAAGCGTTGAAATTGAAGACATTCGATAATGCCGATCATTTTATTGGAAAATATGTGAAAAATGAACGCCTTAAGCAGATGATTAGTTTTCAAACTTTATACATAGGTGTTTCACCATATAATGGACCTTCCTTATATACCATTATCCCGATGATTGAATTACTCTATGGCGTGTGGTTCATCAAGGGTGGCATGTATACGATGGCCCAATCAATGGAACGGCTGTTTATGGAGTTGGGCGGCATGGTTCACTATAACGCGAGTGTTCAAGAAATAATCATTGAAAATCAGCAGGCCCTTGGTATTAAAGTGGATGATAAAGAAATTCATTCTGATTATGTCCTTTGTAATGCCGACTTTCCCTATGCGATGAAAAATCTGGTCAAAGACAAGAAATCGAAAGGCAAGTATACAGATAAAAAAATTGACAGCATGAAGTACTCTTGTTCGTGTTTTATTATGTACTTGGGAATGGATCGAAAATATGAATCCTTAAAAACGATCCATAATTTCGTATTTAGTGAAGGTTTGGAGAAGAACTTAAACGACATTTTTGATGGACGGCTTCTAGATGACCCATCCTTTTATGTCTATCTCGGCTCTAAAATGGATCCATCATTGGCTCCTGAAGGAAAAGATGGGATATATATTCTAGTTCCTGTATCTGATCTATCAACCTCCGAATACGAATGGAATGATGAAACGATAAGCCATTACCGTTCAAAAGTGTTCGAAGCTCTTAAAAAAATAGAAGGTCTTGAAAATATTGAAAATGAAATTGTTTCGGAATCCTATATGACACCGCCCGATTTTGAATCGAAATTCAATGCCTATAACGGTGCATGCTTCGGCTTACGTCCTAACCTAGCACAAAGTAATCATCTTCGCCCGCAGAGTAAAGCTAAAAAATGCGAAAATCTGTATTTTACTGGAAGCAGCACGCACCCTGGTGCCGGAGTGCCCATCGTATTACTTTCAGCTAAAATCGCTACAGAAGAACTGATTTTGGATGATCGTGGCAGTAAGCAGGCAGTACATGCAGGGAATAACTAG
- a CDS encoding MerR family transcriptional regulator → MNHSCGGKFYIKEVSALTGLSKQVIRKWEERYDIIQPVRHENGYRLYSEEDINTLLTIKSLQKKGFSIKQASNLAKEKLDTMENATVQAKTALDTELNYYVIQLMEIGYTCNELDLLIVLKQAYHFYGLEKFLTSVVSPFLQEVGDMWESGEWDEYQESVSSMVVKDFLVQIRRNFQYSDKAELVLGACLPHEYHEIPVHYILLRFMLRGWKTTLIGASPAPGSIQSLITRLQPVKVLLSASTTLPFEKDPDLLSTLDLFAAENKEIEFYLGGAGAMQYTKDKTINNICVTNSIEEILLTKQGKGS, encoded by the coding sequence ATGAACCATTCCTGTGGTGGCAAGTTTTATATAAAAGAGGTTTCTGCTCTTACAGGACTTTCCAAACAAGTGATTCGAAAATGGGAAGAAAGATATGATATCATACAGCCTGTTCGCCATGAGAATGGATACCGACTTTACAGCGAGGAAGATATCAACACTCTTTTAACTATTAAATCGCTTCAAAAAAAGGGATTTTCTATTAAACAAGCATCTAACCTGGCAAAAGAAAAGCTCGATACGATGGAAAACGCAACGGTTCAGGCGAAGACCGCTCTTGACACAGAACTGAATTATTATGTGATTCAGTTGATGGAAATAGGGTATACGTGTAACGAATTGGATTTACTGATCGTTCTAAAGCAGGCTTATCACTTTTACGGTTTGGAAAAATTTTTGACTTCTGTCGTCTCACCTTTTTTACAAGAAGTCGGAGATATGTGGGAAAGCGGCGAATGGGATGAATATCAGGAATCTGTTTCGAGTATGGTAGTCAAGGACTTCCTTGTGCAAATCCGCCGTAACTTTCAATACTCGGATAAAGCGGAATTAGTTTTAGGTGCTTGTCTTCCACATGAATACCATGAAATTCCTGTACACTATATTTTGTTACGGTTCATGTTAAGAGGGTGGAAAACGACACTGATCGGAGCTTCACCGGCTCCTGGGTCGATCCAATCACTAATAACACGGTTACAGCCCGTTAAAGTCCTGCTGTCTGCATCGACGACGCTTCCATTTGAAAAGGATCCTGATTTGCTTAGCACCCTGGATTTATTCGCTGCTGAAAATAAAGAAATCGAGTTTTATTTAGGAGGAGCGGGTGCAATGCAATACACTAAAGATAAAACGATCAATAATATTTGTGTTACCAACAGCATCGAAGAAATCTTACTTACGAAGCAAGGGAAGGGATCCTGA
- a CDS encoding HD-GYP domain-containing protein, with protein sequence MKNRKGKLNDKSFPPLTIPEIDFMMAKLKKAENYGATLNEHQALSKVEINKKINQASVQLKGLFHEIRNNGNMQLETVQAIQAHIAPVILEAAKNPDIHYLFERLKASSEYTYSHNIGVGIIATYIGRKLGFSKENLSTLTLAATLHDVGKTKIPESVLEKRGKLTAAEYEEMKRHTIHGYELLKDIPGLPPSVALSALQHHEREDGNGYPLRLRANDIHPHSKIVAIADVFHAMSSNRVYHQAMPFHKVIEQMNRDMFDKLNPEFLLGFISQLMSTLVGKEVLLTNQQTGTIIMINPYDPLKVLLNTETGIKDLRMEEECRIERIIG encoded by the coding sequence TTGAAAAATAGAAAAGGGAAGCTGAATGATAAATCGTTTCCGCCTCTTACCATTCCGGAAATTGACTTCATGATGGCAAAATTGAAAAAAGCCGAAAATTACGGAGCGACCTTGAATGAACATCAAGCACTTTCAAAAGTGGAAATCAATAAAAAAATCAATCAAGCCTCCGTTCAACTGAAAGGTCTTTTTCACGAAATACGCAACAATGGCAATATGCAGCTTGAAACGGTCCAGGCAATTCAAGCGCATATTGCACCTGTCATTTTGGAAGCTGCAAAAAATCCGGATATTCATTACCTTTTCGAACGATTGAAAGCGAGCAGTGAGTACACATACAGCCATAATATCGGTGTTGGGATCATTGCCACTTACATAGGGAGGAAGCTTGGATTTTCCAAAGAAAATCTTTCAACCCTGACTCTGGCCGCCACCTTGCATGATGTTGGAAAAACAAAGATTCCCGAGAGTGTATTGGAAAAACGGGGAAAATTGACTGCTGCAGAGTATGAGGAAATGAAGCGTCATACAATCCATGGGTATGAATTACTTAAAGATATCCCCGGCTTGCCTCCGTCGGTTGCATTATCCGCCCTTCAGCATCATGAACGGGAAGATGGGAATGGCTATCCATTAAGACTGAGGGCAAATGATATTCATCCTCATTCGAAAATCGTGGCGATAGCCGATGTATTCCATGCGATGTCATCCAACCGTGTATATCATCAGGCCATGCCATTCCATAAGGTGATTGAGCAAATGAACCGTGATATGTTCGATAAACTCAACCCGGAATTCCTGCTTGGGTTTATATCTCAACTAATGTCTACCTTGGTAGGAAAAGAAGTGTTGCTGACCAATCAGCAAACCGGGACGATCATCATGATCAATCCATACGACCCACTTAAAGTTTTGTTGAATACGGAAACAGGAATCAAAGACTTGAGAATGGAAGAGGAATGCAGGATCGAACGGATCATTGGTTAG
- a CDS encoding glutamate-5-semialdehyde dehydrogenase: MSEVTAKGKAAKAASYQLIGLTTKKKNEALEKIAEQLVSDKEALITENQIDLEEGRKKGLSESILDRIMLNDARIDDMAAAIKLLMDLKDPIGETLETIEKENGLLIKKLRVPIGVIGMIYEARPNVTIDAATLALKTGNAVLLRGSSSARHSNMALVSSIHKALAKTDIPVEAVQLIEDTSRETAKELFHLNEYLDVLIPRGGKNLIETVIKESTVPVLETGAGNCHIFIDETAEIAMVERVVLNGKTQRPSVCNAIESLLIHENWFKGNGGRLLTLLDDAGIEIFGDDEVCHAFPKAQAATEEDWSNEYLALKISVKIVEDVSEAIEHINQYGTKHSEAILTKAEQNASIFLNKVDAAAVYHNASTRFTDGFEFGYGAEIGISTQKLHARGPMGLPAMTSSKYFIYGQGQIRE, encoded by the coding sequence ATGAGTGAAGTGACGGCGAAAGGTAAGGCAGCGAAAGCGGCCAGTTATCAGCTAATCGGATTGACTACAAAAAAGAAGAACGAGGCACTCGAGAAAATAGCTGAGCAACTTGTAAGCGATAAAGAAGCGCTGATAACGGAAAACCAAATAGATCTTGAAGAAGGCCGCAAAAAAGGCTTGAGTGAATCAATATTGGATCGAATCATGTTAAACGATGCACGCATTGATGATATGGCAGCTGCGATAAAGCTTTTAATGGATTTAAAAGACCCTATCGGCGAAACATTGGAGACGATTGAAAAAGAAAACGGCTTATTGATTAAAAAACTGCGGGTGCCAATCGGTGTTATTGGAATGATTTATGAAGCAAGGCCCAATGTAACCATCGATGCGGCTACATTAGCTTTAAAAACGGGGAATGCCGTCCTGTTAAGGGGAAGCTCATCAGCGAGACATTCCAATATGGCATTGGTCTCCTCCATCCATAAGGCCTTGGCGAAAACGGATATTCCAGTGGAAGCTGTACAGTTAATCGAGGATACAAGCCGTGAAACCGCAAAGGAGCTTTTCCATCTTAATGAGTATTTAGATGTTTTGATTCCCCGAGGTGGTAAGAATTTAATAGAAACGGTCATTAAGGAGTCCACTGTTCCTGTCCTTGAAACAGGAGCAGGCAATTGCCATATCTTTATTGATGAAACGGCAGAAATCGCCATGGTCGAGCGCGTTGTATTAAACGGTAAAACACAGCGCCCATCCGTGTGCAATGCAATCGAGAGCCTTCTTATTCATGAAAACTGGTTTAAAGGAAATGGCGGACGCTTGCTGACGCTCCTCGATGATGCGGGAATAGAAATATTTGGGGATGATGAGGTTTGTCATGCTTTCCCGAAAGCGCAAGCTGCTACGGAGGAAGATTGGTCAAATGAATATTTAGCATTGAAAATCAGCGTGAAAATTGTCGAAGATGTATCGGAAGCCATCGAGCACATTAACCAATACGGTACGAAACATTCCGAAGCGATCCTTACGAAAGCTGAACAAAACGCTTCCATATTTTTAAATAAAGTAGATGCAGCAGCTGTTTATCACAATGCCTCCACCCGCTTTACCGATGGTTTCGAATTTGGTTATGGTGCAGAAATCGGCATTTCCACACAAAAGCTCCATGCGCGTGGACCAATGGGCTTGCCAGCGATGACTTCGAGCAAATACTTCATTTATGGACAGGGGCAAATTCGCGAGTGA
- a CDS encoding reverse transcriptase-like protein has protein sequence MIEVYIDGASAGNPGPSGAGVFINNNGVIERHSIPLGVMENHEAEYHALIKALEICVANKYDVVSFRTDSQAINQAIEKEYAKKKYAILLERALKLSANLELFFMKWIPSIENKSADELARRAIRLNQNEEVHEQDC, from the coding sequence ATGATTGAAGTATATATCGATGGTGCCAGCGCAGGTAATCCTGGGCCAAGCGGCGCTGGTGTCTTCATAAATAATAACGGTGTCATCGAGCGGCATTCCATTCCGCTCGGAGTAATGGAGAATCACGAAGCGGAATACCATGCACTAATTAAAGCATTGGAAATTTGTGTTGCCAATAAATATGATGTCGTTTCATTTCGAACGGATTCCCAAGCCATTAACCAGGCCATTGAAAAGGAATATGCAAAAAAAAAATATGCCATATTGCTTGAACGGGCGCTTAAGCTCTCGGCCAATCTTGAATTATTTTTCATGAAATGGATACCTAGTATCGAAAATAAATCCGCTGATGAATTGGCTAGACGGGCCATTCGCTTAAATCAGAATGAGGAAGTTCATGAACAAGACTGCTGA
- a CDS encoding ribonuclease H family protein, with protein MKVIMQWTYQASKKPSAAFVSDWLEAGTALVITEDLEKAGRLKEVEFKDEFDTVWTKKELKRLLTEVEEEPQDVSVFFDGGYQKQEGLAGIGVAIYFRQGKKFWRLRANLKLEQLESNNEAEYAAFHEALRQLDELGVHHQSCVFKGDSLVVLKQLSGEWPCMEESLNKWLDRIEAKLDKLKIIPVYRPIARKDNQEADRLATLALEGKAIFSKSEIAGSKEPYPQ; from the coding sequence TTGAAGGTAATTATGCAATGGACCTATCAAGCCTCCAAAAAGCCATCTGCCGCTTTCGTATCGGATTGGCTTGAAGCCGGTACTGCGCTCGTCATTACGGAAGATCTTGAAAAAGCAGGAAGGCTGAAGGAAGTCGAATTTAAGGATGAATTCGACACAGTATGGACGAAGAAGGAGTTAAAGAGACTTTTGACTGAAGTGGAGGAAGAACCACAAGATGTGTCGGTTTTTTTTGATGGGGGATATCAAAAGCAAGAAGGCCTCGCTGGAATCGGTGTGGCCATTTACTTTCGCCAGGGCAAAAAGTTCTGGCGATTACGCGCCAATTTAAAACTGGAGCAATTGGAATCCAATAATGAAGCGGAATATGCCGCTTTTCATGAAGCCCTCAGGCAACTCGATGAACTAGGGGTCCATCACCAGAGCTGTGTTTTCAAAGGGGATTCGCTTGTTGTCTTGAAGCAACTTTCAGGTGAATGGCCATGTATGGAAGAAAGCCTGAATAAATGGCTGGACCGCATTGAAGCGAAGCTTGATAAGCTAAAGATCATACCGGTTTATAGGCCAATTGCGCGGAAGGACAATCAGGAAGCCGATCGTCTGGCAACCCTTGCTCTTGAGGGAAAAGCCATTTTCAGCAAATCCGAAATTGCAGGGTCAAAGGAGCCATATCCACAATGA